Proteins encoded by one window of bacterium:
- a CDS encoding vitamin B12-dependent ribonucleotide reductase, which translates to MKDRTEKRLQAAAGTELGMDARPAADMAPELDLTALAGQAGEDFREEVRAAASRRGLRFARRCTAPGINPLDEIKWEHRDASIVTKEGEVIFEQKDVEVPKSWSQMATNVVVQKYFRGGLGTPDRERSVRQLVHRVADTIADWGIADGCFASPADAETFRAELTYLLVHQHAAFNSPVWFNVGVEKKPQCSACFINSVEDSMASILGLAKTEGLLFKYGSGTGTNLSPLRSSREKLSTGGEASGPVSFMKGYDAFAGVIKSGGKTRRAAKMVMLNIDHPDIVDFINCKVREERKAWALIDAGYDGSFNGEAYGSVFFQNSNNSVRVTDEFMEAVVADGTWTTRAVTDGTPMDTYRARELLDMMAEGAHVCGDPGLQYDTTINDWHACPATDRIHGSNPCSEYMFLNDSACNLASLNLMKFRREDGEFDIEAFRHAVDVMLTAMEIVVDNSSYPREAIAENSRHYRPLGLGYANLGALLMSRGLPYDSDAGRNYAAAVTALMCGQAYLSSARMAEHFRPFAGYKPNRDAMLQVIQKHRSHINGINAHRVPEELLDAVKAVWSDAYTVGYDYGYRNAQVTVLAPTGTIGFMMDCDTTGIEPDMALIKYKNLVGGGMLKIVNNTVPEALTRLGYTEEERRRILAHLEEHETIEGAPGLKEDHEAVFDCAFKPIGGRRSIDHMGHIRMMAAVQPFLSGAISKTVNMSNETTPQEIAEAYIEAWQLGLKAIAVYRDGSKRTQPMNTSRDGAKQARKPAEDRQSPPSPQRVRLPDERAAITHKFSIAGHEGYLTIGLYPNGQPGEMFIAMAKEGSVVSGLMDSFATACSIMLQYGVPLEVLTSKFSHALFEPSGFTTNPEIPVAKSIMDYIFRWMKLKFGKSKVAEQHRPELDTGLHEDTPVTPDSSGRITMENNEKQVFRAQADAPPCPECGSMMVRSGNCYTCMVCAATSGCS; encoded by the coding sequence ATGAAGGATCGCACGGAGAAGAGACTGCAGGCAGCCGCGGGAACTGAACTGGGTATGGATGCCCGACCCGCTGCAGACATGGCACCCGAACTGGATCTGACCGCCCTCGCCGGGCAGGCCGGGGAAGACTTCAGGGAAGAGGTCCGCGCAGCGGCTTCGCGGCGCGGCCTGCGTTTCGCGCGACGCTGCACGGCACCCGGCATCAATCCCCTCGACGAGATCAAGTGGGAGCATCGCGACGCTTCCATCGTCACCAAGGAAGGCGAGGTCATCTTCGAGCAGAAGGACGTGGAAGTGCCTAAGTCCTGGTCGCAGATGGCCACCAACGTCGTGGTGCAGAAGTATTTCAGGGGAGGACTGGGCACGCCCGACCGGGAACGGTCCGTGCGCCAGCTGGTCCACCGCGTCGCCGACACCATCGCCGACTGGGGCATCGCCGACGGCTGCTTCGCGTCCCCCGCGGACGCCGAGACCTTCCGCGCCGAGTTGACCTATCTGCTGGTCCACCAGCACGCCGCGTTCAACTCGCCGGTATGGTTCAACGTCGGCGTCGAGAAGAAGCCCCAGTGCTCGGCCTGCTTCATCAACTCGGTCGAGGACAGCATGGCGTCCATACTCGGCCTGGCCAAGACCGAGGGCCTGCTGTTCAAGTACGGCAGCGGCACGGGCACCAACCTCTCGCCCTTGCGTTCCTCGCGCGAGAAGCTCAGCACCGGCGGCGAAGCTTCCGGCCCCGTGTCCTTCATGAAGGGATACGATGCCTTCGCCGGCGTGATCAAATCCGGCGGCAAGACGCGTCGCGCCGCCAAGATGGTCATGCTGAACATCGATCACCCCGACATCGTGGACTTCATCAACTGCAAGGTGAGAGAGGAACGCAAGGCCTGGGCCCTGATCGACGCCGGCTACGACGGCTCCTTCAACGGCGAGGCCTACGGCTCGGTCTTCTTCCAGAACTCCAACAACTCGGTGCGCGTCACCGACGAGTTCATGGAGGCGGTCGTGGCCGACGGCACCTGGACCACCCGCGCGGTGACCGACGGCACGCCCATGGACACCTACCGCGCGCGCGAGCTGCTGGACATGATGGCCGAGGGCGCACACGTCTGCGGCGATCCGGGCCTCCAGTACGACACAACGATCAACGACTGGCACGCCTGTCCGGCGACGGACCGCATCCACGGGTCCAATCCCTGTTCCGAGTACATGTTCCTCAACGACTCGGCCTGCAACCTGGCCTCGCTCAATCTCATGAAGTTCCGCCGCGAGGACGGCGAATTCGACATCGAGGCCTTTCGCCACGCCGTTGACGTGATGCTGACGGCCATGGAGATCGTCGTCGACAACAGCAGCTACCCGCGCGAGGCCATCGCCGAGAACTCCCGCCACTACCGGCCGCTGGGTCTGGGCTATGCCAACCTGGGCGCCCTGCTCATGTCGCGCGGGCTGCCCTACGACAGCGACGCGGGCCGCAACTACGCCGCGGCGGTCACGGCCCTGATGTGCGGGCAGGCCTACCTGAGTTCGGCGCGCATGGCGGAGCACTTCCGCCCCTTCGCGGGCTACAAGCCCAATCGAGACGCCATGCTGCAGGTCATCCAGAAGCACCGTTCGCACATCAACGGGATCAACGCCCATCGCGTGCCCGAGGAGCTGCTGGACGCCGTCAAGGCGGTCTGGAGCGACGCCTACACCGTCGGGTACGACTACGGCTACCGCAACGCGCAGGTCACGGTGCTGGCGCCCACGGGCACCATCGGCTTCATGATGGACTGCGACACCACCGGCATCGAGCCGGACATGGCGTTGATCAAGTACAAGAACCTGGTCGGCGGCGGCATGCTGAAGATCGTCAACAACACGGTGCCCGAGGCCCTGACGCGCCTCGGCTACACCGAGGAGGAGCGCAGACGGATCCTGGCTCATCTGGAGGAGCACGAGACCATCGAGGGCGCGCCCGGTCTCAAGGAGGATCACGAGGCTGTCTTCGACTGCGCCTTCAAGCCCATCGGAGGCAGGCGCAGCATCGACCACATGGGACATATCCGCATGATGGCCGCCGTCCAACCGTTCCTGTCGGGTGCCATCAGCAAGACCGTGAACATGTCCAACGAGACGACTCCGCAGGAGATCGCCGAGGCTTACATCGAGGCGTGGCAGCTCGGTCTGAAGGCCATCGCCGTCTATCGCGACGGCTCGAAGCGCACCCAGCCCATGAACACCAGCAGGGACGGCGCCAAGCAGGCGCGGAAGCCCGCGGAGGACAGGCAATCGCCGCCCTCGCCCCAGCGCGTGCGTCTGCCCGACGAACGCGCCGCCATCACCCACAAGTTCAGCATCGCGGGCCACGAGGGCTATCTGACCATCGGGCTCTATCCCAACGGCCAGCCCGGCGAGATGTTCATCGCCATGGCCAAGGAGGGCTCGGTCGTCTCGGGCCTGATGGACAGCTTCGCCACGGCCTGTTCGATCATGCTGCAGTACGGCGTGCCGCTGGAGGTGCTGACGTCCAAGTTCAGTCATGCGCTGTTCGAGCCGAGCGGTTTCACCACGAACCCCGAGATCCCGGTAGCCAAGTCGATCATGGACTACATCTTCCGCTGGATGAAGCTCAAGTTCGGCAAGAGCAAGGTCGCCGAGCAGCACAGGCCCGAGCTGGACACCGGGTTGCACGAGGATACGCCCGTGACTCCCGATTCGAGCGGCCGGATCACCATGGAGAACAACGAGAAGCAGGTGTTCCGGGCCCAGGCCGACGCGCCGCCCTGTCCGGAGTGCGGATCGATGATGGTACGCAGCGGCAACTGCTATACCTGCATGGTCTGCGCGGCCACCTCCGGCTGCTCGTGA
- a CDS encoding arsenate reductase ArsC — MKVLFMCTANSCRSQMAEAWARALFPDGWEASSAGLITYPITDRTRAAMAEVGISMEGQHTKSLDGLALDDFDLIVTLSRQATLFLPVLAHPERHLKCPIPDPMSATGSPEKIHAAFAAGRDRIREIVAGIVVDHA; from the coding sequence ATGAAGGTCCTGTTCATGTGTACGGCGAACTCGTGCCGCAGCCAGATGGCCGAGGCCTGGGCGCGTGCGCTTTTTCCCGACGGCTGGGAAGCGAGCAGCGCCGGCCTGATCACCTACCCGATCACCGACCGGACCCGCGCGGCCATGGCCGAGGTCGGCATCTCGATGGAAGGCCAGCACACCAAGAGCCTGGACGGACTCGCCCTGGACGATTTCGACCTGATCGTGACGCTCAGCCGCCAGGCAACACTGTTCCTGCCCGTCCTGGCGCACCCGGAGCGCCATCTCAAGTGCCCGATCCCCGACCCCATGTCCGCCACCGGCAGCCCCGAGAAGATCCACGCGGCCTTTGCCGCCGGCCGCGACCGGATCCGCGAAATCGTCGCCGGCATCGTCGTCGATCACGCCTGA
- a CDS encoding YbaK/EbsC family protein, with protein MACEKLLEYLDEHGIRYERINHPQAYSAQETADRARIPGREFAKTVMIKLDGRMAMAVLPAPEKVNFTLLQQAARAETISLATEPDFHEMFPDCDLGAMPPFGNVYDLDVYVSGSMSDAQRIAFPAGTHTELLRMSYADFERLVQPRTARFTFLQQAEMEAEA; from the coding sequence ATGGCATGCGAGAAACTGCTGGAATACCTGGACGAGCACGGGATCCGCTACGAAAGGATCAACCACCCGCAGGCCTACTCGGCCCAGGAGACGGCCGACCGCGCGCGCATCCCCGGCCGCGAGTTCGCCAAGACGGTGATGATCAAGCTCGATGGCAGGATGGCCATGGCCGTGCTGCCGGCGCCGGAGAAGGTGAATTTCACCCTGCTGCAGCAGGCCGCCCGCGCGGAAACGATCAGCCTGGCCACCGAGCCGGATTTCCACGAGATGTTCCCCGACTGCGATCTGGGCGCCATGCCGCCTTTCGGCAACGTCTACGATCTGGACGTCTACGTGTCGGGCTCCATGTCCGACGCGCAGCGCATCGCCTTTCCCGCCGGCACCCACACCGAGCTGCTGCGGATGTCCTACGCCGATTTCGAGCGGCTGGTGCAACCGCGCACGGCGCGTTTCACCTTCCTGCAGCAGGCGGAGATGGAAGCCGAGGCCTAG